A genome region from Hevea brasiliensis isolate MT/VB/25A 57/8 chromosome 9, ASM3005281v1, whole genome shotgun sequence includes the following:
- the LOC110670962 gene encoding protein FLX-like 2, which produces MGSKSRIPPPHLRRPLPGPGIVHPDPFVPGVRPPLGPIPPFDILPPPEVMEQKLATQHVEMQRLATENQRLAATHGNLRQELAAAQHELQMLHAHTGAIKSEREQQMRGLMDKIAKMETELKAAEPVRLELQQARAEAENLVVARRELMSKVHQLTLDLHRAHADVQQIPVLMSELESLRQEYQRCRVSYDYEKKLFSDHLESLQAMEKNYVTMAREVEKLHLELTNRANVDIRTVAGGPYGGASGNNEKEASGWPVGQNMYEDSYGVPQGQGHAAIPGKSGAGAANASTVANAGAGTPTYAANASTVANAGAGTPTHAGAQSGSAAPKSVYDAPRAPGYEGSKGPGYDTSRGPGYDVPRGAGYDVQRGYNYEPRGSGYDIQRGPTYDAQRLPGYDAQRITGFDVQRGPAYGVQRGPHYDASRGAGYDAASRVLAGPHGQMAPASNAPYGSGTPPDHAGSGYEAPAQGGNYPVRR; this is translated from the exons ATGGGAAGTAAAAGTCGAATTCCTCCTCCTCATCTGAGGCGTCCTCTTCCTGGGCCGGGTATAGTGCACCCTGATCCATTTGTTCCTGGTGTACGCCCTCCGCTTGGCCCCATTCCTCCATTTGACATATTGCCACCCCCAGAAGTTATGGAACAAAAGCTTGCTACACAACATGTGGAGATGCAGAGACTTGCAACAGAGAACCAGAGGCTGGCTGCCACACATGGAAACTTGAGACAGGAACTTGCTGCTGCGCAGCATGAGTTGCAGATGTTGCATGCTCACACTGGTGCTATCAAGTCTGAAAGAGAACAACAAATGAGGGGCCTTATGGATAAAATTGCCAAGATGGAAACAGAGTTGAAGGCTGCAGAGCCTGTTAGGTTGGAGTTGCAGCAGGCACGAGCAGAGGCTGAGAACTTGGTTGTAGCAAGGCGGGAGCTTATGTCTAAAGTACATCAGTTGACTCTGGATCTTCATAGGGCCCATGCAGATGTGCAGCAGATTCCTGTTCTGATGTCGGAACTTGAAAGTCTCAGACAGGAATATCAGCGATGCAG GGTTTCATATGACTATGAAAAGAAATTATTCAGTGACCACCTGGAGTCACTTCAGGCCATGGAGAAAAACTATGTTACAATGGCTAGGGAAGTGGAAAAGCTTCATTTAGAACTTACTAACAGAGCAAATGTTGATATAAGAACTG TTGCTGGTGGGCCTTATGGTGGTGCCTCCGGGAACAATGAGAAGGAGGCTTCTGGTTGGCCTGTCGGACAAAATATGTATGAAGATAGCTATGGTGTTCCCCAAGGCCAG GGGCATGCTGCCATTCCTGGTAAATCTGGTGCTGGTGCTGCCAATGCTAGTACTGTTGCTAATGCTGGTGCTGGGACTCCTACTTATGCTGCCAATGCTAGTACCGTTGCTAATGCTGGTGCTGGGACTCCTACTCATGCTGGAGCTCAATCTGGCTCTGCGGCTCCAAAATCTGTTTATGATGCACCCAGAGCCCCTGGTTATGAGGGATCAAAAGGACCAGGCTATGACACATCCAGAGGACCTGGATATGATGTACCAAGAGGAGCTGGATATGATGTACAGAGGGGATACAATTATGAGCCTAGAGGATCTGGATATGATATACAAAGAGGACCTACCTATGATGCACAGAGATTACCTGGTTATGATGCACAGAGAATAACTGGCTTTGACGTCCAGAGAGGACCGGCATATGGTGTGCAACGAGGACCTCATTATGATGCATCCAGGGGTGCTGGATATGATGCTGCTTCAAGAGTACTAGCTGGACCACATGGACAAATGGCACCTGCAAGCAATGCGCCTTACGGGTCTGGAACGCCACCAGATCATGCTGGAAGTGGGTATGAGGCACCAGCTCAAGGCGGAAATTACCCTGTTCGAAGATAA
- the LOC110670934 gene encoding uncharacterized protein LOC110670934, producing MGSPQQPKRRVAFVLIDGLGDVSLPRFGYNTPLQTANVPNLDAVASAGVNGLMDPVEVGLACGSDTAHLSLLGYDPRVYYKGRGAFESMGAGLAMSPGDIAFKSNFATFDEKTGIVTSRRADRHFEEEGPILCAALDRMKLPSYPEYEVRVRYATEHRCGVVVKGPRLSGNISGTDPLKDNRLLLQAEALDDTDEAIHTAAVVNELSREMSRILVSHPLNAKRSAEGKKMANVVLLRGCGIRIEVPSFEKKHGLCPCMVAPTKIIAGLGLSLDIDILEAPGATGDYRTLLTSKVTAIAKALSAPLQSSPSVFVPGEDEHKPGKPDGYDFGFLHIKAIDDAGHDKASLLKVKALEAVDQALGQLTKLLWQAESTGKFQYFLCVTGDHSTPVEYGDHSFEPVPFALCRLTDFVSAVGGEPIVVATSLEPFPLPTIKAGEDLDEDKMGKERVSKQLKAFSGDSVCEFSEIAAARGCLGRFPGGEMMGVIKAFLKLNA from the exons ATGGGAAGTCCCCAACAGCCAAAGAGGAGAGTAGCTTTTGTGCTGATTGATGGATTGGGTGATGTTTCGCTGCCAAGGTTTGGGTACAATACTCCTTTGCAAACtgccaatgttccaaacctggatgcTGTTGCATCTGCTGGAGTTAACGGCCTTATGGACCCAGTTGAAGTGGGTTTGGCATGCGGAAGTGATACTGCTCACCTTTCACTATTGGGTTACGACCCACGAGTCTACTATAAGGGTCGAGGTGCATTTGAGTCAATGGGTGCTGGACTCGCTATGTCACCTGGTGATATTGCATTCAAG TCAAATTTTGCAACATTTGATGAGAAAACTGGAATAGTCACCAGTAGAAGAGCTGACAGGCACTTTGAAGAAGAAGGGCCTATTCTCTGTGCTGCTTTGGATAGAATGAAGTTGCCATCTTACCCTGAATATGAAGTCAGAGTCAG GTATGCAACAGAGCATAGATGTGGAGTGGTCGTGAAAGGACCAAGATTGAGTGGTAATATATCAGGAACGGACCCATTGAAGGACAACCGCTTACTTCTGCAAGCTGAAGCCTTAGACGATACTGATGAAGCAATTCATACAGCTGCAGTTGTCAATGAATTGTCCAGGGAGATGTCACGAATTCTGGTCTCTCACCCGTTGAATGCAAAACGATCGGCAGAAGGGAAGAAAATGGCCAATGTTGTCCTTTTACGAGGATGTGGTATTCGAATTGAA GTTCCATCATTTGAAAAGAAACACGGTTTATGCCCGTGCATGGTAGCTCCTACTAAAATCATAGCTGGTTTAGGCCTATCACTTGATATTGACATTCTAGAAGCTCCAGGGGCAACTGGAGATTATCGAACTCTTTTGACTTCAAAAGTGACTGCCATAGCTAAGGCACTCTCTGCTCCATTGCAGTCTTCTCCCAGTGTTTTTGTGCCTGGAGAGGATGAGCACAAACCTGGCAAACCCGATGGTTACGACTTTGGGTTTCTCCACATTAAG GCAATAGATGATGCAGGTCATGATAAGGCGAGCCTTTTAAAAGTCAAGGCATTGGAAGCAGTAGATCAAGCTTTAGGCCAGCTGACCAAACTTCTTTGGCAGGCAGAATCAACTGGAAAGTTCCAGTATTTCCTTTGTGTCACTGGAGATCACTCTACTCCAGTTGAATATGGAGACCATAGTTTTGAACCAGTTCCATTTGCCTTGTGCCGGTTAACAGACTTTGTGAGTGCAGTGGGTGGAGAGCCCATTGTTGTGGCAACTTCCCTTGAACCATTTCCTCTTCCAACCATTAAGGCTGGTGAAGACCTAGATGAAGATAAGATGGGAAAGGAGAGAGTGAGCAAACAACTTAAAGCATTCAGTGGTGACTCGGTTTGTGAATTTAGCGAGATAGCGGCAGCAAGGGGATGTCTTGGACGGTTTCCTGGAGGAGAGATGATGGGTGTGATAAAGGCatttcttaaattaaatgcatga